A portion of the Pseudoalteromonas luteoviolacea genome contains these proteins:
- the ccoN gene encoding cytochrome-c oxidase, cbb3-type subunit I: MSQTVASQTEYNYKVVRQFAIMTVIWGIVGMGVGVFIAAQLAWPALNFDIPWLTYSRLRPLHTNAVIFAFGTSALFATSYYVVQRTCQTRLFSDKLASFTFWGWQAIIVAAAITLPLGITSSKEYAELEWPIDIAIAVVWVTYAVVFFGTLINRKVSHIYVANWFYAGFIITVAVLHIVNSMAVPVSLTKSYSIYAGAVDAMVQWWYGHNAVGFLLTAGFLGMMYYFVPKQAGRPVYSYRLSVVHFWALVSLYIWAGPHHLHYTALPDWTQSLGMVMSVILFVPSWGGMINGIMTLSGAWHKLRTDPVLRFLVVSLSFYGMSTFEGPMMAIKSVNALSHYTDWTVGHVHSGALGWVAMISIGAIYHLIPALFGHANMYSVKLVNTHFWLHTVGVVLYIVAMWISGVMQGLMWRAVNSDGTLMYSFVQSLEASYPFYVMRFLGGVFIVVGMLVMAYNVYRTVTAKSGSLATDANTQMA; the protein is encoded by the coding sequence ATGAGCCAAACAGTAGCATCACAAACTGAGTACAACTACAAAGTTGTACGCCAATTCGCTATTATGACAGTGATTTGGGGCATCGTTGGCATGGGTGTAGGTGTCTTTATCGCAGCGCAACTTGCTTGGCCTGCTTTAAACTTCGACATTCCATGGTTGACTTACTCGCGACTTCGTCCGTTACATACGAACGCTGTTATATTCGCCTTTGGTACTAGTGCACTATTTGCAACGTCGTATTACGTTGTGCAACGCACGTGTCAAACGCGCCTTTTCTCCGACAAATTAGCTTCATTTACATTTTGGGGCTGGCAAGCAATTATCGTTGCAGCCGCAATCACACTGCCTTTAGGTATCACAAGCTCGAAAGAATATGCAGAGCTAGAGTGGCCTATTGATATTGCAATTGCAGTCGTTTGGGTAACTTACGCAGTCGTCTTTTTCGGCACATTGATTAACCGTAAAGTGTCTCATATTTATGTCGCAAACTGGTTCTATGCAGGATTTATCATCACTGTTGCTGTCCTGCACATCGTTAACAGTATGGCTGTACCGGTATCACTAACTAAATCATACTCTATCTACGCAGGTGCAGTAGATGCGATGGTACAATGGTGGTATGGGCACAACGCGGTAGGTTTCCTTCTAACCGCTGGATTCTTAGGTATGATGTACTATTTCGTTCCTAAGCAAGCTGGCCGTCCTGTATATTCATATAGATTATCTGTTGTGCATTTCTGGGCGCTGGTCTCACTCTACATTTGGGCCGGCCCTCACCACCTTCATTACACCGCTTTACCTGATTGGACACAGTCACTAGGTATGGTCATGTCAGTGATTTTATTTGTGCCTTCATGGGGCGGCATGATCAACGGTATTATGACGTTGTCCGGTGCATGGCATAAGCTTCGCACAGATCCTGTATTACGCTTCTTAGTCGTATCACTCTCTTTCTACGGTATGTCCACATTTGAAGGTCCAATGATGGCTATCAAGTCTGTGAATGCACTATCACATTATACAGACTGGACTGTTGGCCACGTTCACTCTGGAGCACTTGGTTGGGTTGCGATGATTTCTATTGGTGCTATTTACCATTTAATCCCTGCACTATTTGGCCATGCAAATATGTACAGCGTTAAACTTGTCAACACACATTTCTGGTTGCACACAGTAGGCGTTGTTTTATACATCGTAGCAATGTGGATATCAGGTGTAATGCAAGGCTTGATGTGGCGCGCAGTGAACTCTGATGGCACATTAATGTATAGCTTTGTTCAATCCTTAGAGGCTTCATATCCATTCTACGTGATGCGCTTCCTAGGTGGTGTGTTCATCGTAGTCGGCATGCTAGTAATGGCTTATAACGTATACCGCACTGTTACTGCAAAAAGTGGCTCACTAGCTACTGATGCAAACACACAAATGGCTTAA
- a CDS encoding GreA/GreB family elongation factor, with protein sequence MKKIVVIEALRMALERKLYEAQEAANSARQDAIHEQSAAETQYDSLSIESGYLAEGQSERVEQAHNAISAFESVFKAENTKSVEEGGLVKLSDDQGSSYWYFIGPQEGGLKITILDTQILVVTLLSPMGKAIKGKQLDDEVEFDFNGTKRFFYIDEIL encoded by the coding sequence ATGAAAAAAATCGTTGTTATTGAAGCACTCAGGATGGCGCTGGAGAGAAAGTTATACGAAGCACAGGAAGCAGCAAATAGTGCAAGACAAGACGCGATCCATGAACAAAGTGCGGCAGAAACGCAGTATGATTCTTTGAGTATTGAATCAGGTTATTTAGCTGAAGGCCAAAGTGAGCGAGTAGAACAAGCGCATAATGCAATAAGCGCTTTTGAGTCCGTTTTTAAGGCTGAAAATACGAAGTCAGTGGAAGAGGGGGGTTTAGTTAAACTGAGTGACGATCAGGGCAGCAGTTATTGGTATTTTATAGGGCCACAGGAAGGAGGCTTAAAAATTACAATTCTAGATACTCAGATATTAGTAGTGACTTTGCTATCTCCAATGGGCAAGGCAATAAAAGGTAAGCAATTGGATGATGAAGTCGAATTTGACTTTAATGGCACGAAGCGCTTCTTTTATATAGATGAGATCCTCTAA